AGTCGCTTAAGAAAACTGGTTGTGTAGTGACTTGTGAAGAGCACAATAAATTTGGTGGGTTAGGTGAAAGTGTTGCGCGTTTATTATCAACTGAACTTCCTTCTCCACAAGAATTTGTGGCTGTAAATGATAGCTTTGGCGAAAGCGGAACTCCTGATCAGTTAATGACTAAATACGGACTGGATACAATTAATATTGTTGAAGCAGCTCAAAAGGTTATAAAAAGAAAAAAATAATAGATGAAGCAGGTTGAAGATGATGAAATACTGGCGAAGTTCTCTGTAGAGCATACTCGTAATGAAGCCTTTAACCTGCTTATCTCAAAATATCAGGAGAAAACTTACTGGCATATCCGCCGCCTTGTCATCGATCATGACGATGCAGATGATCTTGTCCAGGAAGTTTTTATCAAGGTCTGGAAGAATCTGTCCAAATTCAGAAGCGACTCTAAATTATATACCTGGATTTACAGGATCGCAACAAATGATTGCATTACCTTTTTAAATAAGAAAAAACAGCGTAACAATATTCCTCTGGATGATGTTTCTGCTGAACTTTCTGAAAGTTTAGTAGCCTCTTCTTATTTCAATGGAGACAAAATCCAGATGAAGTTGCAGCAGGCATTGTTAACACTTCCAGAGAAACAACGGCTGATTTTTAATATGAAATATTACGATGAACTCAAGTATGAAGAAATTTCTGAAATTCTGGGAACGTCTGTAGGTGCGTTAAAAGCTTCCTTCCATATTGCAGTAAAGAAAATAGAAGTTTTTATGCTAAATGAAGACATTACCTTTTAAACCTTTTGTGATTTTAAGCATCCATATAGCAGGTAAATTCAGGAAGACCTGATGTTATCATCCTGCAATAGCTAAATTATTTACAATGAAACACGATATAGAAAACAATGAATGGAAACAAGAAGCCCCTTATCTGGCTTCTCTTGAAAAAGAAAATCCATTCAGCGTTCCACAGGAGTATTTGGATACCTTACCTGAGCTGATTCATGGCGCAATTTACGCCGATAAGCTTAAGGAGACTATTCCTATGTCCGGATTTATCGTACCTGATCAATATTTTAACATTTTACAAGACACTATTTTTGCCGAAGCAACAGGTAACGGTTTACAAGCACTCCCGAAAGCTGATGGTTTCC
The DNA window shown above is from Pedobacter cryoconitis and carries:
- a CDS encoding RNA polymerase sigma factor; translated protein: MKQVEDDEILAKFSVEHTRNEAFNLLISKYQEKTYWHIRRLVIDHDDADDLVQEVFIKVWKNLSKFRSDSKLYTWIYRIATNDCITFLNKKKQRNNIPLDDVSAELSESLVASSYFNGDKIQMKLQQALLTLPEKQRLIFNMKYYDELKYEEISEILGTSVGALKASFHIAVKKIEVFMLNEDITF